Genomic DNA from Urocitellus parryii isolate mUroPar1 chromosome 5, mUroPar1.hap1, whole genome shotgun sequence:
TCTCGCCATCTGTCTGCTCTTGTACCCACTAGCACTGCGCACCACAGGGAAAGAGCGTgtctcattttaaatggagagaaatggacactttaaaaaaatgaactagaaTTCATCTTCTTTAAACAGGATTTTAAAGACAAGGGAATTAACCCACTCCTGGGCACTTCTGAAAGTGGCACTGTGCACTTGGCTGGAACAGACCAGAACCAACAGAGGCTCCATCCACTGAACACCAAGTGCTTCTGCAGCCCCCTTCAGGCCCCTGTGGCACCTACCTGTGCCATCTTGGCAAGGTCTAAGGAAGGCCTCTGCTCCTGCACTTCTTCAGGGCGCCGCCGTTTTACACCAACCTTCTTGTCATTAAGGACACATGGCTGGGAGCGGCTGCGGGCGAGCCCACTGGAGCGTCTCACCAGCTCTGGTGTTGAGGCAGGTGTGCTGTTGGCTGAGGGTGGACAGTATTCCGGGAAGGAAAACTGCTCATGTGAGCAGGAGAGGGACCGCTGCAGGTCTAGCCGGCCCCCTCCTGTGGGGTGCAGGTCGGGGGTCCAGGTGTCACCTGCCTGTCCACAGGAGGCCAAGCCTGGTGCCACTTGGCAGGGTTGTCCCCCAAAGCGGTGGTGCAATACCGCCTGGTGGCAGGGTGAGGAAAGCCCATTGGCCCGGGCAGGGAGGCTAAAGCTGGAGCTCCTCTGCATGGTGCTGATGCCGTTGGAGTAGCGCTGGACACTGCCCCCGCTGTAGCACCGTCTCTTCTCCACAGGTGTCCAGACTTTGGACCCCAAGGGCCGCCATGACGTCCGGCAGCTGGACATCTCATCAGAAAAGGACAGTGACCGGCATTGGCGCTTGCTGGGGGGTGCTGAGGGGCTCCCGTTGTGGTCACTGATGCTGAGGTCTTTGATCAGGCTGGTCACTGCACAGGCAGTCACAGCCTCCTGGTGCCACAGTGTGCCGTCCTGACACTTTTCAGGCAGGCACTCCCAGATGCTGGCGCTCGGCTGGTCAACCTGAAGAGAGCACTTCCTGTCCAGGTCTCGCCATCTGTCATTTTCTGGTGcataaatgacaaagaaaaaacaggATTTGAGAGGCCTTCACACCAGCTCTCTCTTCCTATACACCAACAGCCTATTTTCCACACGGGAGTCAGAAGGCCCTTTAAAAAACCTCCAGTTCAACCTCATTTctcagatgagaaactgaggctgagacagTGGAAGCGAGTGTCAGCATGCTGGGCTAGAAGCAGAGTGTGGCCTAAGATTCAGACACAGCCGGCGTTTCTGAGAGGCCTTTTTCCCACCATACTGCACTGTCTCTCGGGAAAATGCAAGCTGTTTTTcactccaagttctttctcttcttacaAGCAGGAAATGTCTTGCTCTGTACCCTGCCCTGGCTGGGGGTAGACTCAGGGCAATGTATCTACTAAGTCCCTATTCAATTCTCTATTGCTTTTACGACAGGACTGGATGCCCTGGCAGAAGACCATGACCAAAGTCAAAACTTCTGGCACTTCAGATGGTCAACATTAAAAGGGGGTTGGGGTGCTGCTAGGTTAGTTCATCCGAATTATATCTTTAAAGCCCTTGCTAAAAacagaaactgaattttttattgatttatgttcCCTCCATCAAAATGctcaacaacatcaacaacagcTACTAATCACAGCATGTTCTGTGTGCACAGCATGTTCTGTGTGTTCACTTAATTCTTTCCTGAAACTGAGGATATTTAAAGCAATTAAAATCTGTAAGAGCAAGTCTTGGGCTGCACAGACTTCAGGGTTCAATTTAAATTTACACTTTCGGATCTCTActtaaatgcatgaataaataagCTAACCCTGCTATAAAATGCTGAATTTGcacttgaacttttattttattgaaatattcaaGTTTTCTACTATAAAATCAAGCATATGCTGGGAATTTTAGGAATCAACATATTAGTACTTCCTATCTTTTCTAACCTGcgtatatttataaattttgtcaATAATGAATGGCTTGAGTCAGGCACACAGCACAAGGGTAGAAGTAAAACCTGAAATGATGCTCAGCAGGTATTTAAATGCATTCGCTGTTCCGCAGAGTGGATCAGTCACTGAGCATCCACCCTGGGTAAGAGCCACACTGCACCTTGTGTGCAGGGACCACCGTGGCCCAGATGGGAAGACTGTGGCTCAGGGGAGGTTGGTATCTGGCCCAGGTCTACAACTGACAAATGACATGACACAGAGCCCATGCTCTCTTCACTTCACTAGTGTGCTGAAGGGAAGCACAAGTGAGCCTGACACCAGCCCTGCCTCGGGAGCTTCAGATCAGGAAAGCTGTGCTATAGGTCTAGAAAACTGATTCAACCCACATGCGACACATGCTCCAGCAGCAAGGACTATGAGCATAACTCCTCTACTGACGGACACTTCTCAAAGAGTACCAAGAGACAGGTCCCAAACAAACATCACAACTAGCAGCTACCATGCTGGTTTCAAGGAGGATGAACAATGCAACCCAAAGGCAAGTCCAGGAGCCAAAGGAAAAGCTACATCAGGGCTAAGTGCGATGCTTCTTCCTCTCAGGCACCTGCCACATTACAGACACAAGCCTGAGGAGCTGGGACCCTAGACAGGGGACACAAGGAGAAACCTATCCATGAAGGATCTCAGATGGTGAAAACACAGGAAAGAAATCTTCTGTAAGCCAGGTGAGAACAAAGCAGAACTGTGGCTAAACATCCAATTCACTCATCAGGTCTTGACCACAGCAAGTCCAATACCTGTTTCTTCAGCTGCATTTGATAAATAACTTCCAAACACAAACATTACAAGTAAACatctttttattcaaatatatcttCGCTCCTTATGAAATGCATTCCCCTGGAATATTCGCCAGTCTTTCAAAAGTTTCAATTTGACATTAGTCAGCAGGTCAAagttaactaaaataataaagtaaaattagaagaaatataaacTAACATGGGCTAGGTCTTGACCATATGTTAGGAAGGAAAAAAGTTATTCTAAGAAAAAGGGGAGACCTATGAGTGGTAATGTTCACCAGAATGACTTAGTGAcagcaaaatgataaatataattaaaagtcCTACTGTAGAGGGCGGGTTAAGTGAATTTTCAAGGAATAACAGAGTGTGAAAAGCAGTTTCAAGGCTATTTAAGGGCATGGGGAAATGCTAGCAGTGTGATGGTaagaagcagcagcaggacacaagctgggcacaatggcgcacacctgtagtcccagctaccatggggctgaggcaggaggatcacaaatttgaggacagccttggcaactttgtgagactctgtctcaaaataaaaaagggctgggggtgtagctcagtggaagagaactTGCCAAATTGTGCAAgactaaattcaatccccagtaaaacagacagacacacacatacacacacacacacacaagcagaaTATAAGACtgtttgatttctctttagtAAAATATGTACTACGTTatacatgaagaagaaaataaaccaaaatgttaatAGTTGATCGGTCAATATTTGCTTGattgatattttcttatttttgtttttctacaatTTTCAAATCTTCTGAGAACAACTGTGTTAGCCAGTACGTGAAAGCTCTTACCATTAAGTCCACTGGTGCTGAGTTCTGCCTTAATTCAGGAAGTGAAGCACGGCCAGCACcagagccagggccagggcctaACCCTTGTCCTCCTCTGCATTTGTTCCTTTGGGTTTACAGAAGTTGCTGGCCACCAACTTCTCTTTTGGGGCAAGGTACTATGGTGCCACATGGGCCAGGGACATGGTGGATTGAGAAAGGAACCACTGGGCCCAGCCACAGCACAGTGAGGGCCTCAAGACGGTTACATGGGCGGGTACTTAGGCGCCAATGGCACCTGCCAGATTGTGTCTTGACCAGACCTCAAAAAACCCATGAAATGAGAAGAGACTGATCCCATCCTCTGAGGATGACACTTTCTATTCCATTTTTGTTACACTGGCCTGGAATTTTCCCCATCTTAAGGGAAATCACGAGAAGGGAGGAGTTGGGAGCCACATAAATGTGAACCTGGCACTTCTCTCAACTGGCAGTGCATTCTCTCCCATGGCTGCCTTGTGATGGTGGCACTTTTTAACTGGATCCCTCAGGGACTCCCAACTACAGTTCCACTTCCTCACTGGCTCTAGAGAATTTCCTGCGGCCTCCACCTCTGTGGTCTGGCCTCTTGGCAACTGTCCATTATTGCCTCTTGGGATGCAGGCATTTTAGCCTGGCATGCAGGCCTGACTACTATTGCCCCAGCACACCCTCCACCCCAGACACCAAACTTCTTATGACACTGGAGGTCAGACAAGAATCATGTAGAGTCAAAATGACCCTTGAAAGTTCccaatcatgggctggggatgtggctcaagcagtagcgcgctcgcctcgcatgcgtgcggcccgggtttgatcctcagcgttcgatcctcagcaccacataccaacaaagatgttgtgtccgccgagaactagaaaataaatattaaaaaaaaaaaaaaagaaagttcccAATCAGCCCTCAAATCATACCCCTCCTGGCTTGGGATAAATAACCCTGGAGAGTGACCCTTACACGCCAGCAATTCGCTATGAAACTAAAAGGTTTCACAACGAGACTGCAGGAATGAACATGGGTGAATCTGAATGCAGAGGCTGCGAGTCCAATCAACAGGGACTTGAGGCTGACAACAAGCCCCCAGTGGGTCTTGGGGTTGAATGGTGAACTCTACTGCATCCTGCTTGCAAACAGTAACTGATATGACCTAAATACGTAAGAGTTTTTCGTTGTAGGGAAGAATCGCGTAGAGTCAGTTCTCATCTCAGTCTGTGGGAGCACAATGTGACCATGGTCACAGTCTTCGCCCAGACTTCAGCTCTTTAATGCCTTCATGCTTTCAAAACAGCTTGGAATGTTCTTCTGACTTTATCTTCCTTCCACTAAAGAGAACCTCTGATTCTTCAATTTAAGAATCAAAACAACCTCCTCCACATGACCAAAGAACCAAAACGTCCTCCTCCACATGACCCCCTGTGCAACCACAGCAATTTGCCTAGATTTCCAATTATATGTCGCATGAGCTTTAATCATCTGCTTACATGTCTACCACTCTCCACCAGCTCCAGAGCACAGTCCAGCACGGCTCCCAGCACACAGCACTGAGCGGGGCCCACAGCATGGTGAGGGGAATGATGGAAGGAATGGGTGACAAAATCCAAAGGAGGCTACAGGGGTTCACTGGGTCTTGCTCATCATTTTTCCTTGACACAAGTGACCCTTCCTTGGCCAGGCAGGTCCAACCTGGGCCTGCTGAACTCTCCCCTGCATCCGGGCCACAGATGGCTACATGTGAAGCAGCCAGGAGACTGGTTAGTGGAGTTATATCTAAAACACTTTGAAAATGCAAAGGACTGCTACTGTGTATCAACACCAGCAGGGTGGCCACTTGTCCTGTCTGCAGTGTAGATAATATTGTAATTGTCTCTATCTTTATCACCTTGAGAAGTACAATATGAGAAAGTAGAAACAATCAATGCTATGTTTAGCCCTGTGTTTTCCCCCTTCACTCAGGGAACAGAAAGCAATTTGTTGGATCAGGTCATCAGACAAAAGAAACAGGAATAGAAGCAAATATTTAATGGCATGCTACCCCCCACTGGTCCCCAATATCACACTTCGCAAGGGAAAAGGGCTTCGGTAGGGCTCTGAGAAGACCCATGAGGTGCCCGGCCCCTCCACTCAATATTACTTCTACACAAACAACCCTAATTCTTTAAAATCGACAAGTTGTGGACATGGGGAGGTCACTTTGTGTGGTGTAAAGAGGCATGGCCTTTGGTTCAAACCTCAGTGCTTCAAGCTCCTTAATCTCTCAGAACTGCTGTGTGAAGAAAATAAGGGCCCAGTACAGGCTCTCAAAAACGGTGGCCATCATTACACTAATTTCAGTAGGCCAATAccagaaaatttgttttttttttttttttttttggtgggggcagggaggtcTGGGCGTTGAATTCAGCAtggcttcaccactgagctacatacccagccccttaattttttattttgatcagggccttgctaagttctgagtcgggctttcaacttgcaatcctcctgccctagcctcctgaggtgctggattacaggtgtgctccactgcgcTCCAGCCTGGAAAACATTCTTATGTTTGGGGCTTAGCTCTTCTGCAGTCAGGTATCAATCTTTGTAGACTTAGGCTGGAAACAGCATCTAGATTCTCTACACAACCAAACTGTGGTTTCTGGACCAAGTGCAGGATCATCCCCAGGGAGGGGGATTGTTTGTTAAAATGCAGCTTACTGGGCTCCATCCCTGACTTGGTAAATCGATATCTCTTTGGgtaggaatctgcattttaattagCTCTTTGGGttactttaatataaaaatgctGAGAACCACTGCTCCAGACTTCAGGCTGCACAGCGGAATAGCAGCACAGTCAGACCACCAACCAGACTCAGGGTACTTCTGCAGGGTCGATGATTCCAGTTCCCGAAAATTTGGACTCAACATCTTTGAAAGTTGatgtttctgttttgcttttggtttggGTGATTATAGGAAGTACAGCCATAGAGAAGGCTCACTTAGAGGCCCATATTGCATAGGCTGGTGGGGCCCTTCCAGGCTTCAAGTTGCAGAGCTCTCTAAACAGACAACCAC
This window encodes:
- the Fam53b gene encoding protein FAM53B, coding for MVMILRRSLANQGTDSIACRTFSPELHTPKKMSQGPTLFSCGIMENDRWRDLDRKCSLQVDQPSASIWECLPEKCQDGTLWHQEAVTACAVTSLIKDLSISDHNGSPSAPPSKRQCRSLSFSDEMSSCRTSWRPLGSKVWTPVEKRRCYSGGSVQRYSNGISTMQRSSSFSLPARANGLSSPCHQAVLHHRFGGQPCQVAPGLASCGQAGDTWTPDLHPTGGGRLDLQRSLSCSHEQFSFPEYCPPSANSTPASTPELVRRSSGLARSRSQPCVLNDKKVGVKRRRPEEVQEQRPSLDLAKMAQNCQTFSSLSCLSTGMEDCSPQSPFTLHVSSTRSWSALLSASASSPGGRTPAGTPVPEPPPHSFDDHLTCQEDLSCEESDGCALDEDCNRKGELATAWRDRGAARNSLCSLDGELDIEQIEKN